From a region of the Salinispira pacifica genome:
- a CDS encoding LysM peptidoglycan-binding domain-containing M23 family metallopeptidase, translating to MLFMALLLLAGFPGLNLHAQDGAEPSQRTFNFPRLESLNNQDPIFRQISDDIQSFYRWQAGNDARPQLSIYEYVVQEGDSMFSLAARLNIPQASIATLNRLDNPRLPLPGTPVLIPNIPGMFIPENPESDFQRMLSSRIKDDGSFELSEQFTLPPRAPGKDPSSWRFVLNGDFTGVERRAFLQVLFRDPLPGSYISSGYGLRTSPFTGRNQFHFGIDLVAPMGTSVVSAMEGRVLDVGEDRVYGKYISIEHPSGYQTMYAHLGNIFVGIGDTLKAGDTIASVGNSGLSTGAHLHFEIMYLGKNRDPQEYIRR from the coding sequence ATGCTTTTCATGGCATTACTGCTGCTGGCGGGATTCCCCGGCTTGAATCTCCACGCCCAGGATGGGGCTGAGCCTTCACAAAGAACATTCAATTTTCCAAGACTGGAGAGTCTCAACAACCAGGATCCTATTTTCCGCCAGATCAGCGATGACATCCAGTCGTTTTACCGCTGGCAGGCGGGTAATGATGCCAGGCCTCAGCTGAGCATCTACGAATATGTGGTTCAGGAAGGCGACAGCATGTTCTCTCTGGCAGCCCGGCTGAATATCCCCCAGGCAAGCATAGCCACGCTGAACCGGCTGGATAATCCCCGGCTGCCCCTGCCAGGCACTCCCGTGCTCATACCGAATATTCCCGGCATGTTTATTCCGGAGAATCCTGAAAGCGATTTTCAGCGGATGCTCAGTTCACGCATTAAGGATGACGGCAGCTTCGAACTCAGCGAACAATTCACCCTGCCGCCCAGAGCTCCGGGCAAGGATCCCTCCTCCTGGCGGTTTGTTCTCAACGGGGATTTTACAGGCGTTGAACGGCGGGCATTTCTTCAGGTTCTGTTCAGGGATCCTCTTCCGGGAAGCTACATTTCATCGGGCTACGGGCTGCGTACCAGTCCGTTCACCGGCCGGAACCAGTTTCATTTCGGTATTGATCTTGTAGCTCCCATGGGAACATCCGTGGTCAGCGCAATGGAGGGGAGAGTGCTGGATGTGGGGGAAGACCGGGTATACGGCAAATACATCAGCATTGAGCATCCATCGGGGTATCAGACCATGTATGCACATTTGGGGAACATTTTTGTGGGAATCGGCGATACCCTGAAGGCAGGGGATACAATCGCCTCTGTGGGCAACAGCGGTCTTTCCACAGGGGCACATCTTCACTTTGAAATCATGTATTTGGGAAAAAACCGGGATCCCCAGGAGTATATTCGCCGCTGA
- a CDS encoding PHP domain-containing protein — protein sequence MIELHCHSTASDGYFSPVELIEYAAARGISTLCLTDHDTVAGFEPAYRAGRSLGVRVIPGIEIEISHPSGSFHLLGLGIHDYKGTMDDVLPRILEDRERRNRKIAKKMNQLGVPGEYRDVQQLAGGEIVGRPHFAEYLIRKGFALDIPDAFERFLGPGQALYVPREGLELKEAIDKIHRAGGKAVIAHPGTLHMSWTKLKKALEQWVPLGLDGLEAFHSSVKLREARKFQKAADEFGILSTPGSDFHTPEHSHRKIGHYCVEQVPMDESILEDIFG from the coding sequence ATGATTGAATTACATTGTCACAGCACTGCTTCAGACGGATACTTTTCACCGGTTGAACTGATAGAATATGCCGCCGCCAGGGGAATCAGCACTCTCTGCCTCACCGACCATGATACAGTGGCGGGCTTTGAACCTGCGTACCGGGCGGGAAGATCCCTGGGAGTACGGGTGATTCCGGGTATCGAAATTGAGATATCCCATCCCTCCGGAAGCTTCCACCTGCTGGGATTGGGTATTCACGACTACAAGGGTACCATGGATGATGTTCTCCCCCGGATTCTGGAAGACCGTGAGCGCCGCAACCGGAAAATTGCCAAAAAGATGAATCAACTGGGAGTACCGGGAGAATATCGGGATGTTCAGCAGCTTGCGGGAGGCGAGATTGTGGGCAGACCCCATTTTGCCGAATATTTAATCAGGAAGGGGTTCGCCCTGGATATTCCCGATGCATTTGAACGCTTTCTGGGACCCGGACAAGCCCTCTATGTCCCCCGGGAGGGTCTGGAACTGAAGGAAGCAATTGATAAGATTCACAGGGCAGGAGGCAAGGCGGTGATCGCTCATCCCGGGACGCTCCACATGAGTTGGACCAAACTGAAAAAGGCTCTTGAACAATGGGTTCCCCTGGGACTGGACGGTCTTGAGGCGTTCCACTCTTCGGTGAAACTCAGGGAAGCTCGGAAGTTTCAAAAAGCTGCGGATGAGTTCGGTATTCTCAGTACCCCGGGAAGCGACTTCCATACACCGGAACACAGCCACAGGAAGATCGGACATTACTGTGTGGAGCAGGTTCCCATGGATGAATCTATTCTGGAGGATATTTTCGGATGA
- a CDS encoding Crp/Fnr family transcriptional regulator, giving the protein MPKAMNYNANSVVYFTGDVGEKIYILQQGKVALKSVDIETGEEVTDLIATGEFFGVKSALGHYPREEDAIVLTDSQCLMFTVPEFEVMISKNTRIIMKMLKVFSNQLRRIHGKVRNLIATGKREVPEDGLFKIAEYYLKKQAYPEAIYTLQKYLQHFPRGAYRSKAQDYLKKAEEYAQEYGKGKGPAIIAGTKTSQSNPNLSFEDKPPSPRRSRNFTMPKVFWVSRIIRKLQKSSHPS; this is encoded by the coding sequence GTGCCCAAGGCAATGAACTACAATGCCAACTCTGTTGTATATTTCACAGGTGATGTTGGCGAGAAGATTTATATACTTCAGCAGGGTAAGGTTGCATTAAAATCCGTAGATATTGAGACCGGAGAAGAGGTGACCGATCTGATCGCCACCGGAGAGTTTTTCGGGGTGAAGTCGGCCCTGGGACATTATCCACGGGAAGAGGACGCCATTGTGCTCACCGACAGCCAGTGTCTCATGTTTACCGTGCCGGAATTCGAAGTAATGATCAGCAAAAACACCCGGATCATCATGAAAATGCTGAAGGTCTTCAGCAATCAGCTTCGGAGAATTCATGGAAAGGTCCGTAATCTTATTGCCACCGGGAAGAGAGAAGTACCCGAAGACGGCTTGTTTAAAATTGCAGAATACTATCTGAAAAAGCAGGCGTATCCTGAAGCCATTTACACCCTCCAGAAATATCTTCAGCATTTCCCCCGGGGGGCATACCGAAGCAAAGCCCAGGATTATCTGAAAAAGGCGGAAGAGTACGCTCAGGAATACGGCAAGGGAAAAGGACCGGCGATTATTGCCGGAACCAAGACATCCCAGTCCAATCCCAACCTTTCCTTCGAGGACAAGCCCCCCTCACCCAGGAGGAGCAGGAATTTTACAATGCCGAAAGTTTTCTGGGTCAGCAGGATTATCAGAAAGCTGCAGAAATCCTCGCATCCATCATAA
- a CDS encoding tetratricopeptide repeat protein, with protein sequence MLASIIKKGTEHPNFHESNIEMAKALLGLHKADTAVQHLKVYIQNHSDNRKIGEAMIYLGDAYMAQDQKDQAKKVYQRALNIPSIDDVCRRKANSMIRKIEGKA encoded by the coding sequence ATCCTCGCATCCATCATAAAAAAAGGAACAGAGCATCCGAATTTTCATGAATCGAATATTGAAATGGCCAAAGCGCTTTTAGGTCTCCACAAGGCGGATACTGCAGTTCAGCACTTGAAGGTGTACATTCAGAATCATTCGGACAATAGAAAGATCGGCGAAGCCATGATTTACCTTGGAGATGCATATATGGCCCAGGACCAAAAGGATCAGGCCAAAAAAGTGTATCAGCGGGCGTTGAATATTCCGTCTATCGATGATGTGTGCAGAAGAAAGGCCAATAGCATGATCCGGAAAATTGAGGGTAAGGCATGA
- a CDS encoding Crp/Fnr family transcriptional regulator codes for MNFNTAAFERFAVTFQKEDIIFCEYEPGDAFYLIQEGRVRISKIMGDIEKTIDVLYPGEIFGEMAILEEAPRSASAIALDKVKALEFNRENFTILLQGNPQIAMKLLKLFTKRIYDQRRRFQILTLEDTQARIVDVFLMLSEQLPPDQAERNQQVFEVSVDDVAHWAGLSIEKTSDIINQLITQRRIEVSTGKIIVKNIHDLRRFVQSRRKDR; via the coding sequence ATGAATTTTAACACCGCAGCATTTGAACGCTTTGCCGTAACCTTTCAAAAGGAAGACATAATATTCTGTGAATATGAACCCGGCGATGCGTTTTATCTGATCCAGGAAGGCCGGGTGCGAATCAGCAAAATCATGGGTGACATCGAAAAAACCATCGATGTTTTGTATCCCGGGGAGATTTTCGGGGAAATGGCGATTCTCGAAGAAGCCCCCAGGTCAGCCAGTGCCATTGCCCTGGATAAAGTGAAAGCGCTGGAGTTCAACCGTGAAAATTTCACCATTCTTCTCCAGGGCAATCCCCAGATTGCCATGAAACTTCTCAAACTGTTCACCAAGCGCATATATGATCAGCGCAGACGCTTTCAGATTCTCACCCTGGAAGATACCCAGGCACGGATCGTGGATGTTTTCCTCATGCTCAGCGAGCAGCTGCCGCCGGATCAGGCAGAGAGGAACCAGCAGGTCTTCGAAGTTTCGGTGGATGATGTGGCACACTGGGCGGGTCTATCCATTGAGAAAACCTCGGATATCATCAACCAGCTCATAACCCAGCGGCGGATCGAGGTGAGTACGGGAAAAATCATTGTGAAAAACATCCACGACCTGAGACGCTTCGTTCAGAGCCGCAGAAAGGACCGCTGA
- a CDS encoding LamG domain-containing protein yields the protein MKDTLQRRTPLRGMLRALGTALLLLSAAGMLSSCDFLSNVLTPPSPPVLGIAETSGILLGDEIFPGTEVVLDASATSDPNGDPFVLEWQLTVPGASATRLAEEYLSGTELRFTPDVPGEYILTAFLSDGELDTREEIRLKTGLEAYWNMDGGIGDSSPGARNLTLTGSSASASGRNGSADSAVQISPADSLSFDTTAAGEADTFKIEPGDVTYGNFSMAFWLNLNTLPAADSSFVTMDNTLVGPAPGWRLEYISANDELSLTYDDIAPMAAVGEFTASQVSAGSWHHVAVTFHQNTGNLKIYIDGSSRALETNAVDLPHVPAPFTIGNNGVQPGFDGIVDEFHVYNRTLTSGEIEELAGN from the coding sequence ATGAAGGATACATTACAGCGCCGAACACCCTTGAGGGGTATGCTGCGGGCCCTGGGCACCGCTCTGCTGCTTCTCTCAGCCGCAGGAATGCTGAGTTCCTGCGATTTTCTCAGTAACGTTCTCACCCCGCCCTCGCCGCCGGTGCTGGGAATCGCCGAGACCTCCGGCATTCTCCTGGGAGACGAGATTTTCCCGGGGACGGAAGTGGTGCTGGATGCTTCAGCTACATCGGATCCCAACGGGGATCCCTTTGTTCTTGAATGGCAGCTCACCGTTCCCGGCGCTTCCGCAACCCGGCTCGCCGAAGAGTATCTCAGCGGTACAGAGCTGCGGTTCACTCCGGATGTTCCCGGCGAATATATCCTCACGGCCTTCCTCAGCGACGGGGAACTGGATACCCGGGAGGAAATACGGCTGAAAACCGGTCTGGAAGCCTACTGGAACATGGACGGCGGGATCGGCGATTCCAGTCCCGGCGCACGGAATCTTACTCTCACCGGCAGCAGCGCTTCCGCATCCGGCCGCAACGGATCTGCCGATTCGGCCGTTCAAATATCACCTGCAGATTCCCTGAGTTTTGATACTACTGCTGCAGGTGAAGCCGACACGTTTAAAATCGAACCCGGCGATGTTACCTACGGCAACTTCAGCATGGCGTTCTGGCTCAACCTCAATACCCTTCCCGCGGCAGACAGCTCATTCGTAACCATGGATAACACTCTGGTGGGGCCGGCGCCGGGCTGGCGTCTTGAATACATCAGTGCAAATGATGAGCTGAGTCTCACCTACGATGATATTGCGCCCATGGCCGCAGTGGGTGAATTTACCGCTTCACAGGTGAGCGCCGGCAGCTGGCATCATGTAGCGGTAACCTTTCATCAGAATACGGGAAATCTTAAAATATATATTGACGGATCGTCACGGGCCCTTGAAACCAATGCCGTCGATCTGCCCCACGTCCCAGCCCCCTTCACCATCGGAAATAACGGAGTACAGCCGGGCTTTGACGGTATTGTTGACGAATTTCATGTCTACAACAGAACCCTCACAAGCGGGGAGATAGAGGAGCTGGCGGGGAATTAA
- the flgF gene encoding flagellar basal-body rod protein FlgF — MIRGMYTGAAGMIVQQHTMDAISNNLANVDTTAYKEDVSVHKAFPELMLRRMNTEITQLPISRTAPHLGSVDRAPVVGKLGTGVEQNEVFTVFEQGSMKQTGNSFDLALEGDGFFVVQTPYGERLTRNGSFHLGPEGLLVTKEGYPVLGENGPIRAKANNFIVDQDGRVFHNERFADDPERLVSQTENEWDETVQVDTLRMVDVDSSRYLKKMGSSLYRTTWESGDAYTLQDSRPKVRQGFLETSNVNPVKQMVKMIEVNRAYEANQKVIQSHDQASDKLINQAMRF; from the coding sequence ATGATACGCGGAATGTACACCGGCGCCGCCGGTATGATCGTACAGCAACACACCATGGATGCAATTTCCAACAATCTTGCCAATGTGGATACCACCGCATACAAGGAAGATGTGTCCGTCCATAAAGCCTTTCCCGAACTGATGCTCCGGAGGATGAACACCGAGATCACACAGCTGCCCATCAGCAGAACCGCACCTCATCTGGGTTCGGTGGATCGCGCCCCTGTGGTGGGAAAACTGGGCACCGGCGTGGAACAGAATGAAGTGTTTACCGTGTTTGAGCAGGGTTCCATGAAGCAAACCGGCAACTCCTTCGATCTTGCCCTTGAGGGCGACGGGTTTTTTGTGGTCCAGACTCCCTACGGTGAACGACTGACCCGGAACGGAAGTTTTCATCTGGGGCCTGAAGGCCTGCTGGTTACCAAGGAAGGGTATCCCGTTCTTGGTGAAAACGGCCCCATCCGGGCCAAGGCGAACAACTTCATCGTAGATCAGGACGGACGAGTGTTCCATAATGAGCGCTTCGCCGACGATCCGGAGCGTCTGGTTTCCCAGACCGAGAATGAATGGGATGAAACCGTTCAGGTGGATACCCTGCGAATGGTGGACGTGGACAGCAGCCGATATCTCAAGAAGATGGGATCAAGTCTCTACCGGACAACCTGGGAAAGCGGAGACGCCTACACCCTCCAGGATTCCCGACCGAAAGTACGACAGGGCTTCCTGGAAACATCCAATGTGAATCCGGTGAAGCAGATGGTGAAAATGATTGAAGTAAACCGGGCATATGAGGCGAACCAGAAAGTGATTCAGTCCCATGACCAGGCAAGCGATAAACTGATAAACCAGGCAATGCGATTCTAA
- the flgG gene encoding flagellar basal-body rod protein FlgG, whose product MMRSLWTAASGMIGQQFNIDTISNNLSNVNTTGFKQNRPDFEDLLYQTTRTAGTPATEETLVPVGVQVGHGARVAATQKIFTQGSLQNTGNVSDVAIEGEGFFRVLTYDGTYGYTRDGAFKIDSNGQLVTSNGYRVMPEVVMPEGFIRESISISQDGRINVRLPGQDDPVEVGQLELYRFVNPAGLQAVGENLFKVSSASGDPIAGQPGFDGMGKTIHKFLEMSNVETVKEMVNMITAQRAYEFNSKAIQTSDTMLGIAANLKR is encoded by the coding sequence ATGATGCGTTCACTGTGGACTGCTGCATCGGGAATGATAGGGCAGCAGTTTAATATCGACACGATTTCCAACAACCTCTCCAACGTGAACACCACCGGGTTTAAACAGAACCGGCCGGATTTTGAAGACCTGCTCTATCAGACTACCCGGACAGCGGGAACCCCCGCCACCGAAGAAACTCTTGTTCCGGTGGGAGTACAGGTTGGGCATGGTGCCAGAGTGGCCGCAACCCAGAAGATTTTTACCCAGGGCTCTTTGCAGAACACAGGAAATGTCAGTGATGTTGCCATAGAAGGGGAAGGTTTTTTCCGGGTACTCACCTATGACGGCACCTATGGGTATACCCGGGACGGTGCCTTTAAAATCGACAGCAACGGCCAGCTTGTCACATCCAACGGGTACCGGGTCATGCCCGAGGTGGTAATGCCCGAGGGGTTCATCCGTGAATCAATTTCCATCAGCCAGGACGGGAGAATCAACGTCCGCCTTCCCGGACAGGATGATCCAGTGGAAGTTGGGCAGCTTGAGCTGTACCGCTTTGTGAATCCCGCCGGACTCCAGGCGGTGGGGGAAAATCTATTCAAGGTGAGCAGTGCAAGCGGCGATCCCATTGCGGGACAGCCGGGTTTTGACGGTATGGGTAAGACCATTCATAAGTTTCTTGAGATGTCCAATGTTGAGACGGTGAAGGAAATGGTGAATATGATTACCGCCCAGAGAGCATACGAATTCAACTCCAAGGCCATTCAAACCTCGGATACCATGCTGGGAATTGCCGCCAACCTGAAGCGGTAA
- a CDS encoding rod-binding protein — protein MSSIADIMGKYQNIDQNSSLPRVNAQASRDELNEVAQEFESLFVKMMLDSMRDTRNSEDNFTYGGMAEDIFEDMLYTEYASDIARRGDFGIADMIINQFSPNRGQNPGG, from the coding sequence ATGTCCAGCATCGCAGATATAATGGGAAAATATCAGAATATCGATCAGAACAGTTCTCTGCCAAGGGTGAATGCCCAGGCTTCCAGGGATGAGCTGAATGAGGTTGCCCAGGAATTTGAGTCCCTGTTTGTAAAAATGATGCTCGATTCCATGCGTGACACCCGAAACAGTGAAGATAATTTCACCTATGGGGGCATGGCGGAAGATATTTTCGAGGACATGCTGTATACTGAATATGCGAGCGATATAGCCAGGCGCGGCGATTTCGGCATTGCAGATATGATCATCAACCAGTTTTCACCCAACCGGGGACAAAATCCCGGAGGCTGA
- a CDS encoding sigma-70 family RNA polymerase sigma factor, which produces MTNSAATISKSVSQNQTHDVLKAYFSQIKDSPLLNFQQELDLSKRIQRGDTAARQKLVESNLRLVVKIARQYMSSGVGLLDLVQEGNLGLLHAVSKYDYRKKVRFSTYASFWIKQSISRAISNKRRSIRLPHRKEDVLKKVQAAYNALAQKMMRSPTTEEIAAYLHISHEEVVDILSISEHLVSLDSSLANDSGTMYDLYEDYSYTPEKELLDNSMNDSMRNLLEHLEQREQFVIINRYGLWGQEKKTLKDISKLLDVSPETVRQIEMRSIRKLRQFSKELEDFIGT; this is translated from the coding sequence ATGACAAACTCGGCCGCAACGATTTCAAAATCCGTATCCCAGAATCAGACTCATGATGTGCTGAAAGCATATTTTTCACAGATCAAGGATAGTCCGCTTCTGAACTTTCAGCAGGAGCTGGATCTTTCGAAGCGTATTCAACGGGGCGATACGGCAGCCCGCCAGAAGCTTGTGGAGAGCAATCTCCGCCTGGTGGTGAAAATTGCCCGTCAGTATATGTCCTCCGGTGTGGGGCTTCTCGACCTGGTTCAGGAAGGGAATCTCGGACTGCTTCATGCTGTGAGCAAATACGATTACCGCAAAAAAGTCCGGTTCAGCACCTATGCATCATTCTGGATCAAGCAGAGCATCTCACGGGCCATCTCCAACAAGCGCCGGTCCATACGGCTGCCCCACCGAAAAGAGGATGTCCTGAAAAAGGTTCAGGCAGCATATAATGCGCTGGCTCAGAAAATGATGAGGTCGCCCACCACAGAAGAGATTGCCGCATATCTTCATATTTCCCATGAAGAAGTGGTGGATATTTTGAGTATCAGTGAACATCTGGTAAGCTTGGACAGCAGCCTGGCCAATGACAGCGGAACCATGTACGACCTGTATGAGGATTATTCCTACACTCCTGAAAAAGAACTTCTGGATAACTCCATGAACGACAGCATGCGCAACCTTCTGGAACATCTGGAGCAGCGGGAGCAGTTCGTGATTATCAACCGCTACGGCCTTTGGGGACAGGAGAAAAAGACCCTGAAGGATATCAGCAAGCTGCTGGACGTAAGTCCTGAAACAGTCCGCCAGATTGAAATGCGGTCAATCCGCAAACTGAGACAG